In Octopus bimaculoides isolate UCB-OBI-ISO-001 chromosome 28, ASM119413v2, whole genome shotgun sequence, the following are encoded in one genomic region:
- the LOC106876585 gene encoding uncharacterized protein LOC106876585: MQDFYDVVQLTLDNVPRRVVIILMGDWNAKVGKSITNSSSVGQHGLGERNERGQDLVDFCITINLDIGNTIFQHHPRRLYTWTSPGDRFRNQIDYIMIQGRWRSALKNVRTRPGADCGSDHQLRSRRKQTKTIRYDITKIPEAFSVEMQNRFLLLLQSYDNGEWRSDALWEKMVNITKEVAERNIPKRRTMKRPWLSDDTLDVARRRKKAKASGNQEWRELDKQYNRQALEDKRNHLKQICLEAEDASQKGDIKSVFRLVKELSRKRKWTPRSDVINDKEGSILTEEEDIKARWRENSTDLYRRKARRSLRCTRCSRRQRTGTTQRRSEAGAVPYQEREELWQNIIRAVKNYDGGVQIGGERLCNLRYAEDTTLISNSKDQLLQLIRQVKDISAQSDLFLNVEKTKILVVDKYSTDQGDFTIDGEMIQEVDDFVCLGSTISTSG; the protein is encoded by the exons ATGCAGGATTTCTATGATGTTGTTCAGCTGACACTGGACAATGTTCCACGGAGAGTTGTCATTATCTTGATGGGAGATTGGAATGCCAAGGTGGGGAAGAGCATTACCAACAGTTCGAGTGTGGGCCAACACGGGTTGGGGGAGAGGAATGAAAGAGGACAGGATCTGGTTGACTTTTGTATCACCATCAACCTAGACATCGGTAACACTATCTTCCAGCATCACCCGAGAAGGTTGTACACTTGGACCAGTCCAGGAGACCGGTTTCGAAACCAGATTGACTACATCATGATTCAAGGACGATGGAGGTCGGCACTCAAGAATGTAAGGACACGACCAGGGGCAGACTGCGGAAGCGATCATCAACTGAGGTCACGGCGAAAGCAGACGAAAACAATACGGTACGACATCACAAAGATCCCGGAGGCTTTCAGTGTCGAGATGCAAAATAGATTTCTACTGCTTCTCCAATCATACGATAACGGAGAGTGGAGATCAGACGCACTTTGGGAGAAAATGGTCAACATCACAAAGGAAGTTGCGGAGAGGAATATTCCCAAAAGACGGACTATGAAGAGGCCGTGGCTATCAGACGACACACTAGACGTCgcaagaagaaggaagaaagcaaaaGCAAGTGGAAATCAGGAATGGAGAGAACTTGACAAGCAGTACAACAGACAGGCACTAGAGGACAAGAGGAACCATCTGAAGCAGATATGTCTGGAGGCGGAAGATGCGTCACAGAAAGGTGACATCAAGTCTGTTTTTCGTTTGGTGAAGGAATTGAGTAGAAAGAGGAAATGGACTCCACGTAGTGACGTCATCAACGATAAAGAAGGTAGCATCCTAACAGAGGAAGAGGACATCAAAGCTAGGTGGAGGGAAAACAGCACCGATTTGTACAGAAGAAAGGCAAGAAGATCTCTCCGCTGCACTCGCTGTAGCCGAAGACAGAGAACAGGAACCACTCAAAGAAGAAGTGAGGCAGGCGCTGTACCATACCAAGAACGGGAAGAGCTCTGGC AAAACATCATAAGAGCGGTGAAGAACTACGATGGTGGTGTGCAGATTGGCGGAGAAAGGCTGTGCAATCTGAGATACGCCGAGGACACAACCCTCATAAGTAATAGCAAGGACCAATTGCTGCAGTTGATACGCCAAGTGAAAGACATAAGTGCACAGAGTGACCTATTCTTGAATGTAGAGAAGACAAAGATCTTGGTGGTGGATAAGTACAGTACAGACCAAGGTGACTTCACCATAGACGGAGAGATGATTCAGGAAGTGGATGATTTCGTGTGCTTGGGATCCACAATCAGCACCAGTGGATGA